In the Candidatus Electrothrix sp. GW3-4 genome, one interval contains:
- the pgl gene encoding 6-phosphogluconolactonase, which produces MVDFVAPDTETLVTELARRIGQALEKNIAAHGWTSLAVSGGSTPKPLFKQLSTLALPWQEVVITLVDERWLDPSDAASNEQLVRRYLLQDQAAAASFVGLKNSSPTAAEGEAQCEREQARVPRPFTVLLLGMGTDGHTASLFPGSPQLAAATDMTSGKTCMAVTPPHAPHERMTLTLPALLDAQEIILHITGSGKKAVLAKARAKGKAEEMPIRFVLRQQQRPVTVYWAP; this is translated from the coding sequence ATGGTAGACTTCGTCGCCCCAGATACCGAAACACTCGTTACCGAGTTAGCACGTCGTATTGGTCAGGCTTTGGAGAAAAACATTGCCGCTCATGGGTGGACAAGCCTGGCCGTGTCCGGTGGTTCCACCCCCAAGCCCCTGTTCAAGCAGCTTTCCACCTTAGCTCTTCCTTGGCAGGAGGTGGTGATCACCTTGGTTGATGAGCGCTGGCTTGATCCCTCAGATGCTGCTTCGAATGAGCAGCTGGTCCGCCGATATCTCTTGCAGGATCAGGCTGCTGCTGCCAGCTTTGTCGGCCTGAAGAATAGCTCTCCCACGGCAGCAGAAGGTGAGGCCCAGTGTGAGCGGGAACAGGCCAGGGTTCCCCGGCCTTTTACCGTACTTCTGCTCGGCATGGGCACGGATGGTCATACGGCCTCCCTCTTTCCCGGATCACCCCAGCTTGCAGCAGCCACGGACATGACCTCCGGCAAGACCTGCATGGCTGTCACGCCTCCCCATGCCCCCCATGAACGGATGACCCTTACCTTGCCCGCCCTCTTAGACGCCCAGGAAATTATCCTCCATATAACGGGTTCGGGAAAAAAGGCCGTGCTGGCAAAGGCCCGAGCCAAAGGTAAGGCAGAGGAAATGCCGATTCGTTTTGTTCTCCGACAGCAGCAAAGGCCGGTTACCGTCTATTGGGCACCCTAG
- a CDS encoding PilZ domain-containing protein produces the protein MVYDNKFRKQDRVKLRGYIADISDGTYEYDAIVEDVSLEGLCLTDLSNKFVVEKKIYTVVIAGGPDADSFKLQAQPRWLRRHGDFVEVGFTIIRSPTKWKKFLRELIPKKGAVSLEEEWERCSNLSIW, from the coding sequence ATGGTGTACGACAATAAGTTTCGCAAGCAGGACAGGGTTAAACTCAGAGGGTATATCGCTGATATTTCTGACGGAACCTATGAATATGACGCCATTGTCGAAGATGTCTCGCTAGAAGGCCTCTGTTTGACGGATTTGTCGAATAAATTTGTCGTGGAGAAGAAGATCTATACGGTCGTGATTGCTGGTGGTCCTGATGCGGATTCATTTAAACTTCAGGCGCAGCCCCGTTGGCTGCGAAGACACGGTGATTTTGTCGAGGTGGGCTTTACGATCATCCGTTCTCCGACAAAATGGAAAAAATTTCTCCGCGAGCTCATTCCGAAAAAGGGGGCGGTGAGCCTGGAAGAGGAATGGGAGCGGTGCTCCAACCTGAGTATATGGTAG
- a CDS encoding HAD family hydrolase: MAETRWAEAMQDIKEYAENAEQLCGEKRGPDFSWDDVETVMLDMDGTLLDKHFDDYFWEVYLPEHYSLLHNISTEEASRELRARYQAVENSLQWADLEYWSHTLGLDLPELKLRINHLIGVHPYVIEFLEFCLKKRKKLYLVTNAHSKALSIKLEKTAIGAWFDRVICAEDVGFAKEEPMFWPRLQEMLGFVPEKTLLADDTEKVLRVADTFGLRHLIHIARSSSQRPACYSTSYPSIDYFKELIRYA; encoded by the coding sequence TTGGCAGAAACAAGATGGGCAGAGGCTATGCAGGATATAAAAGAATACGCTGAGAACGCAGAACAGCTCTGCGGCGAAAAAAGAGGTCCTGATTTTTCCTGGGATGATGTCGAGACGGTCATGCTGGATATGGATGGTACCCTCCTGGATAAGCATTTTGATGATTATTTCTGGGAGGTCTACCTGCCGGAACATTACAGCCTGCTCCATAACATCTCTACAGAAGAGGCAAGCCGGGAGCTGCGGGCTCGTTATCAGGCGGTGGAGAACTCGTTACAATGGGCTGATCTTGAATACTGGTCGCATACTCTGGGGCTTGACCTGCCGGAATTAAAGCTGCGGATCAACCACCTCATAGGGGTTCATCCTTATGTGATAGAGTTTCTCGAGTTTTGTCTGAAAAAACGGAAAAAACTCTACCTCGTGACCAATGCCCACTCCAAGGCCCTGTCCATCAAGTTGGAAAAGACTGCTATCGGAGCTTGGTTTGATCGGGTTATCTGCGCCGAAGACGTCGGTTTTGCCAAGGAAGAGCCCATGTTCTGGCCACGTTTGCAGGAAATGTTGGGTTTTGTCCCTGAGAAGACCCTGCTGGCCGATGATACGGAAAAGGTTCTGCGGGTGGCAGACACATTTGGTTTAAGGCATTTGATCCATATTGCCCGCTCAAGCAGCCAGCGTCCAGCCTGCTATTCGACAAGCTATCCGTCTATTGATTATTTTAAAGAGTTAATTCGGTACGCATGA